The Methanomicrobia archaeon genome segment AGGGATCCGATGGCATTCTCTGGAGCGGCGGTTCTAGCGGTCTCTGCTATTAGCATGATCATCTGGCTGCTCTATTTCACGTATCTCGAAGGCAGCTCGGGCCAGACCCTGGGTAAGCGGGTCATGAATATCAAAGTGACAAAGGAATCCGGCGAGAGCCTGACCTTCGTCGACGCGCTCATACGGACGCTGTGCAGAATTATCGATATGCTACCCACACTGTATATATTCGGGATCATCATCATCCTCCTTACCGATAAGAACCAGCGAATTGGCGATCTCGCGGCTCACACGACTGTGGTGAAGGCATAGGTACCGGTGTTTTTTATAAAAAAGCCAAGCAGGGTGATGCGTGTGCGGAAATGAAAAAAAGTGTGCACGAGCATACAATCTAAAAACCGGCGGAAAAGAAGATGTTGTTTATGGATATATGGACCTGGGAACCAGAAAAGAGGGATGAAATGGGGAAACGATGGTCAGAGTGGAAATGTCCTGAAGGGATGACTGTTCATGGCGCGTGGTTAGATCTCTCCGGAAATCGATACTTCGTTCTTTACGAGGTGGAAGATCCACAAGTTCTTCAGGCAGCCAACAACTCCTGGACGGACGTCGCTAAGGTTGAGTCTGTACCGGTGATGGACGCTGAGAACGTACTAAAAATCCCGCGCGTGCGTCTGGATGTACGGTGACCCTCAATCCATTCCGGTCCTTCGCTTTTATACTACCCGAATTTGCTCCTCGTTGCGTGCGAATGGCACGATAACCGAGGACACTGCTTGCTTGCTCTTGCGGCGCAACCGCATCGAATCAGCCCATTTAAGCGAGCGAAAGACCATTTGCGGTGAATACCGTTAAGTAGCAGAAGAACCTTGCTTGTTATGAAGTGAGAAGTATGGGTTCTGAACTCAAAGGTATTATCGCTGGGATGCTGGCGGAATTCCAGAAGATCATCTCAGTTGAGGCCGCCGTGGGTACGCCGATAGAGTTCGAGGATAAGGTCTTGATCCCGGTCTTCAGCATCGGTTTCGGTGCCGGTGGCGGTGGTGGTGCGACGCGCAAAGAGAAGGAAGGGGCTGGCTATGGCGTTGGCGGCGGCGGTGGCTTGAGCCCCGTTGCGCTTATTGCGGTCTTCAAGGGCGTTTCTGGCCCCGAGGGACTGAAGGTGCTCTCACTGAAACCTTCGGGCACGCTCGATAAGATCGTGGGCGAAGCACTGCCGGCGGTCATGGAGAAGGTCTCTGAGATGCGAGCTGGCAAGACGGCCGAAGGCACGAAGACCGAACCATGATCCGTAAGTAAAGCGGTAATTCCGTAATCGGTAGGTATAATCGTCGAGAGCTCTCGTAAGCTCAGTTCCGCTCCTTCATAAGTAAACGGGTAATTCACCACGAGGTTCCACGGTAGTGACTAACTAACCGGAGTACCAACAATGACCCTGGCGCTCGTTCTCCTGGTCATTTTCGCACTTAGTGTACTACTCAGTGTTGCAACGTTACTCATTCCTGCCAGCATCTCAATCCGGCTCCTGAAAGAAGGCCCGATAGCTGAAGTAATACTCTCGCTTGGGCTACTGCTCGGTGCGCTGACCGGTCACGTCGAGTACCGTGCAGAGCGGCACGAATTTCGAGCATGCATCCTGGGCCGCACGGTGTTCCGAAGACCGCTGGAACGCCGCACGGCGGATAAAACAGAGGAGAAGAAGCAGGAGAAGCGGGAAAATGCAGGGACAGACTGGGCAACGATGATTACGAACGCGGACGAACTGTATAGCGCAGCCAAAGAGCTCGTGCGTACGCTCACCAGACACCTTTCAGTGAAGCGTGCGAGTGATAAGCTGGTGGTGGGGCTACCGGATGCGGCCGAGACCGGTATGCTGACTGGAGCGCTCTACGCGGGACGCGGCATCGCAACTGCCGCATTTCCACCAGCCGCCTCTATTGAAATTGCGCCCTCAT includes the following:
- a CDS encoding RDD family protein gives rise to the protein MADYASLGSRAVALIIDYIILGIIIWVITVPFGAAALISMRTLRDPMAFSGAAVLAVSAISMIIWLLYFTYLEGSSGQTLGKRVMNIKVTKESGESLTFVDALIRTLCRIIDMLPTLYIFGIIIILLTDKNQRIGDLAAHTTVVKA
- a CDS encoding DUF2953 domain-containing protein; translated protein: MTLALVLLVIFALSVLLSVATLLIPASISIRLLKEGPIAEVILSLGLLLGALTGHVEYRAERHEFRACILGRTVFRRPLERRTADKTEEKKQEKRENAGTDWATMITNADELYSAAKELVRTLTRHLSVKRASDKLVVGLPDAAETGMLTGALYAGRGIATAAFPPAASIEIAPSFHEEKLDTEVAVELSLPLVTIIAPVIRFLWRMRKIFRTT
- a CDS encoding DUF3303 domain-containing protein; this translates as MLFMDIWTWEPEKRDEMGKRWSEWKCPEGMTVHGAWLDLSGNRYFVLYEVEDPQVLQAANNSWTDVAKVESVPVMDAENVLKIPRVRLDVR